A stretch of the Uranotaenia lowii strain MFRU-FL chromosome 3, ASM2978415v1, whole genome shotgun sequence genome encodes the following:
- the LOC129752814 gene encoding uncharacterized protein K02A2.6-like produces MVQYDSKETPRIKACASKALTLTEKKYPHTQKEALAVVWGIERFSFYLIGQSFVVRTDAEANQLIFNGLHRIGKRATTRAESWALRLQPYNFKMERVAGEDNAADALSRLIQETQNAEPFEDDNTGHFLYALDACSMEITWEDIERHAENNKELQGVIKSLESGYWSPMLKKYESQRNSLHCLGNMLFKDDKIVLPDSLRLKAMKSAHGGHIGEVALKRVLREYFWWPGLAQAAEKFVKGCNTCNLLSKKNPPVPLCSRNLPDGPWEILQIDFLSLPNCGSGEFLVTVDTDSRYLSVVEMRSKDTQSTNTALCEIFKTWGLPRIIQSDNGPPFQGSPFCDYWEDKGIKVRKSIPLSPQSNGAVERQNQAMIKAVAASKVEGLNWRTSLEKYVHNHNTLIPHARLKVTPFELMVGWKYRGTFPVLWSRTVDKPLDRIDIREKDSESKLSSKIYADTSRGAKLSDINVGDKVLMAQNKKNKTDTTFSPEYYRVIARNGKKVAVMSSNGVQYSRNIQDLKKIEINTPEPDDNPNVNTNIDLPDDTSTLESDISMQQPKTTATSSLRSRERIRKPQRFDDNYIYVVFH; encoded by the coding sequence ATGGTTCAGTACGACAGTAAAGAAACACCTAGAATCAAAGCGTGTGCATCGAAAGCTCTCAcattaactgaaaaaaagtaTCCCCACACACAGAAGGAAGCACTCGCTGTTGTGTGGGGTATCGAACGCTTTTCCTTTTATTTGATCGGGCAATCGTTTGTGGTGAGAACTGATGCCGAAGCGAACCAACTTATTTTCAATGGTCTTCACCGAATCGGCAAGAGGGCTACAACAAGAGCTGAATCTTGGGCACTTCGTCTGCAGCcctacaattttaaaatggaaaGGGTGGCCGGTGAAGACAATGCTGCGGATGCATTATCCAGACTCATCCAAGAAACACAAAACGCTGAGCCCTTTGAAGATGATAACACAGGTCACTTCCTTTATGCATTGGATGCATGCTCGATGGAGATAACGTGGGAAGACATCGAAAGACATgctgaaaataataaagaaCTGCAAGGAGTAATAAAATCATTGGAAAGCGGATATTGGTCTCCCATGCTGAAGAAGTACGAAAGTCAAAGGAATAGTCTACACTGTCTAGGGAACATGCTATTTAAAGACGACAAAATTGTTCTGCCAGATAGTCTACGTCTGAAAGCTATGAAGTCAGCACATGGTGGACACATTGGAGAAGTGGCTCTAAAACGTGTTCTGCGAGAATATTTTTGGTGGCCAGGACTAGCCCAAGCAGccgaaaaatttgtaaagggtTGCAACACATGTAATTtgttatccaaaaaaaatccaccaGTTCCACTTTGCTCTAGAAATTTGCCGGACGGTCCCTGGGAGATACTCCAGATCGATTTTCTTTCACTTCCCAATTGTGGCTCGGGCGAGTTTCTCGTTACTGTAGACACAGACTCGAGGTACCTATCTGTCGTGGAAATGCGAAGCAAGGACACACAATCTACTAATACTGCTCTGTGTGAGATTTTCAAAACCTGGGGCTTGCCAAGAATCATTCAAAGCGACAACGGCCCTCCTTTCCAAGGTTCTCCCTTTTGTGATTATTGGGAAGATAAAGGAATAAAAGTTAGAAAATCAATTCCACTAAGCCCTCAATCAAATGGAGCGGTTGAAAGGCAGAACCAAGCCATGATAAAAGCGGTAGCTGCAAGTAAAGTGGAAGGTTTAAACTGGCGCACGTCTCTGGAGAAGTATGTTCACAACCACAATACCCTAATTCCTCACGCGAGGCTCAAAGTCACACCCTTTGAATTGATGGTTGGGTGGAAATATCGGGGGACTTTTCCAGTTTTGTGGAGTAGAACCGTTGATAAGCCCTTGGATAGAATAGATATTCGCGAGAAAGATTCGGAATCAAAGCTGTCTAGTAAAATATACGCTGATACCTCCAGGGGGGCCAAATTATCGGACATTAATGTGGGCGACAAAGTTTTGATGGcgcaaaataaaaagaataaaaccgACACAACCTTTTCACCAGAATACTACAGAGTAATTGCAAGGAACGGTAAAAAAGTTGCCGTCATGAGTTCGAATGGCGTGCAGTACAGCAGAAATATCCAAGATCTAAAAAAGATTGAGATTAACACACCGGAACCGGATGACAATCCAAATGTAAACACTAACATCGACTTACCTGATGATACATCGACCTTGGAATCAGACATTTCAATGCAACAGCCGAAAACAACTGCTACTAGCTCCCTAAGGTCCAGAGAAAGGATAAGGAAACCACAAAGATTTGACGATAATTATATTTATGTGGTATTTCACTGA